In Paludibacter propionicigenes WB4, the genomic window GCGCTAAAAAAACAGAACAGAGATATTGTTGATGCTTCTTCATTGCCTAGCTACGATAAGGGTCGTTCGAACGACATCAATGAGTTGATGTTTAATACAGCCTACGCGTATGCAAATTCAGATAGTATGGAAGCCAAACTGAACGAAACTTATAATAAGTGGAAAATAAAAGATGATGCTTATTTTAAAACGCTAAATGTCAAGTTTGATCATTTCCGTTTCCCTATATATAGTTACGTTAAATTTGCTTCAGGGCCTTGGTATCGTTATTTTATTCAATATGATCCGGCCAAATACCTGACAAAAGTAAAAGTTCCGGTTTTGGCAATTAATGGAGATAGAGACTTGATGGTGGCTTGTAATGAAAATCTGGAGAACTTCAGAAAATACCTGACAGAGGCAGGAAATCAAGATTTCAAAATAGTTAGTGTACCCGGTTTAAATCATCTGTTCCAACATTGTAAACTATGCACGCGTGAGGAATATGAAAGTCTTAATGAGACCTTTGCTCCCGAAGTACTTGATTTAATGGGAAACTGGATTCTTAGCCACAAAAGAAACAAATAAATGAAATATACAAAAGTAGTATGGGTGGCTGTGGCCATTCTTTTGCTTTCTATCGGAGAGGTATCTGCCTATCCATCTGGAGGGAAGAAACAAGCAAAAAAGCAAGTTACTCTTCCGTTGGATCCGTCGGTAAAGGTCGGCAAATTGCCGAATGGGTTTACGTATTACATCCGTCGGAATACAGAGCCTAAAAACAGGGTAACACTTTATTTAGCCAATAAGGTCGGTTCGATTCTCGAAAATGATAATCAACAGGGATTGGCTCACTTTATTGAACATATGAGTTTTAACGGGACTAAGCATTTTCCCAAAAACGAGTTGGTAAGTTACCTTCAGAAGGCAGGTGTCCGCTTTGGAGGCGATCTGAATGCTTATACCAGTTTTGACGAAACCGTTTATCAGTTGCCATTACCCACCGATAATCCGGAGCTATTGAAAAATGGATTTCAAATTATGAGGGATTGGGCGCAAGACGATTTGCTTGACTCAGTGGAAATAAATAAAGAACGGGGAGTGATTCTTGAAGAAAAACGTTTGGGGAAAAATGCCTCACAGCGGTTACAATATAAATATCTTCCGGTTATTTTAAATAAATCGCGCTACAGTAATCGTCTTCCTATAGGTACTGAAGAGATACTAAATAACTTCAGACCTCAGACTCTTACTGATTTTTATAAAACGTGGTATCGTCCGGATCTTCAGGCTTTGATAGTGGTGGGTGATGTTGATGTAGCTGCAACGGAAAAAACAATAATAGCTTTGTTTTCAGACTTAAAATTACCCAAAGCTCCTAAGCCAAGGATTAAATATACAGTACCGTTGTTGCAAAAAAATCAATTTCTTATTGCTACAGATAATGAATATCCGACAACGGCTATTCAGGTATTCGTAAAACATCAAGCTACTGCATTAAAAACGGTTGAGGACTATCATCAAAGTATTCTTCGATCTATTTTTAATTTCATTGTTAGCGAACGTTTTGATGAATTAAGTAAGCAGGCTAGTCCTCCCTTTATTGAGGGCGGAGGTTCTATTGGAAGTTTTCTTGCCAACATAGATGTACTTTCAGCATCTGTAGTGGCAAAACCGGGAGAGCTTGAGAGAGGCTTTAAGGCAGTGTGGACTGAAATGGAACGATTGAAAAAATTTGGGTTTACTCAATCGGAGTTAAACAGGGCTAAAGAAGCTTTGATGCAATCGATGGAGTCTGTTTATAAAGAAAAAGATAAAACCCAATCGGAAAGTTACACGAATGAATATCTAAACCTCTTTTTGAAGGGCGATGCAGCTCCGGGTATTGAATACGAGTATAAGTTATACCAAAATAGTTTTCCCAAAATAACTCTTGCTGAGCTGAATGGGTTAATAAAAAAATATCTGGTGGATATAAACCGGGATATCGTTGTTCTGGGTTCTACCAAAGATTCAACTACATTACCTACAGAGAAGGTTGTTAATCAATGGATGCTGGATGTTCAAAAAAGTACGATAAACTCATATATTGATAAGTCAGTTGATAAACCTTTAATGACTCAGCAACCGGTTGCCGGAAAAATTGTTTCTGAGAAAAAGCAGGATGCGCTGGGTTTGATTGAGTATACACTCAGCAACGGAGTGAAAGTAAATCTGAAGCCGACTAATTTCAAAAACGACGAAATAAGTTTTCATGCCTTTAGTTCGGGCGGAACTTCTCTTTATAGCGACGCCGATTATGAGTCGGCAATTCGTGCCTCGTCGTTAGTTGGTTATAGTGGACTTGCCGATTTCAATCTGGTTCAACTTGGAAAATATCTTACGGGTAAACAAGTTCGTGTTTCGCCCTATATTGGTGAGCGCACCGAAGGACTGACGGGATATAGTACTCCTAAAGATTTTGAAACTGCCTTGCAACTGGTTTATCTTTATTTTACACAGCCTCGTAAAGATGTTGAAGTATACAAAGGAGTACTTTCTCAGGAAAGAGCTACTCTTTC contains:
- a CDS encoding alpha/beta hydrolase family protein, coding for MKIILSTRILVVVCFALAFNAINQVKAQNASGEKATSLPYISKDIQFSNEDNSIKFGATLTIPDTLNNHQAVILVSGTGEQDRDGTMAGHKMFAAIADNLTRRGIAVLRVDDRGVGQTTGVYETSTTGDFAKDVMAFIRFLKSQKGIDPKDIGLIGHSEGGAVISIVTAQSNDVAFMISIAGLATDGLTALKKQNRDIVDASSLPSYDKGRSNDINELMFNTAYAYANSDSMEAKLNETYNKWKIKDDAYFKTLNVKFDHFRFPIYSYVKFASGPWYRYFIQYDPAKYLTKVKVPVLAINGDRDLMVACNENLENFRKYLTEAGNQDFKIVSVPGLNHLFQHCKLCTREEYESLNETFAPEVLDLMGNWILSHKRNK
- a CDS encoding M16 family metallopeptidase, translating into MKYTKVVWVAVAILLLSIGEVSAYPSGGKKQAKKQVTLPLDPSVKVGKLPNGFTYYIRRNTEPKNRVTLYLANKVGSILENDNQQGLAHFIEHMSFNGTKHFPKNELVSYLQKAGVRFGGDLNAYTSFDETVYQLPLPTDNPELLKNGFQIMRDWAQDDLLDSVEINKERGVILEEKRLGKNASQRLQYKYLPVILNKSRYSNRLPIGTEEILNNFRPQTLTDFYKTWYRPDLQALIVVGDVDVAATEKTIIALFSDLKLPKAPKPRIKYTVPLLQKNQFLIATDNEYPTTAIQVFVKHQATALKTVEDYHQSILRSIFNFIVSERFDELSKQASPPFIEGGGSIGSFLANIDVLSASVVAKPGELERGFKAVWTEMERLKKFGFTQSELNRAKEALMQSMESVYKEKDKTQSESYTNEYLNLFLKGDAAPGIEYEYKLYQNSFPKITLAELNGLIKKYLVDINRDIVVLGSTKDSTTLPTEKVVNQWMLDVQKSTINSYIDKSVDKPLMTQQPVAGKIVSEKKQDALGLIEYTLSNGVKVNLKPTNFKNDEISFHAFSSGGTSLYSDADYESAIRASSLVGYSGLADFNLVQLGKYLTGKQVRVSPYIGERTEGLTGYSTPKDFETALQLVYLYFTQPRKDVEVYKGVLSQERATLSTRGNDPAAVFADTVNTVLGNYSLRRSAPSIARLDKIDLDRAFDIYKDRFADASDFTFTFVGNLDLEKVKPLLEKYLGSLPAIHRTESARDLGIHIPAGKINKVVYKGQDPKSTVRLVFSGEYNYSNDENNLLDALAEVLTIKLTERLREDESGVYGVEARASYAKYPHNRFSFSVMFGCGPENTEKLINSALDEINKLRQNGPSLVDVNKVLAEERRSTEVQLKENNFWLNYLTNQFQNNENLEQILSYQDDLNKITPESIKICANKYLDGTNFARLILYPDKK